One part of the Halobacteria archaeon AArc-dxtr1 genome encodes these proteins:
- a CDS encoding TIGR00341 family protein, translating to MRYLEITVPEEDRQTVLDVLEDEQIDYVVSDETSGRGYAAVVRFPLPTRAVEPVLDRLKRVGVGEEARVIVVDAETVISHRFDDLLERQRSSVQGGERTSRQVLRTRSEELTPPFSIYVTMLFISAVVATSGLLADSPAVVVGSMVIAPLIGPALAANVGIVTGDDGLKSTGFTYQLVGLAFVIVASIGLATLARLAGLEPAGVDIVVAAELQERVSPNLFSLAVALGAGVAGILSLTRGFSEAIVGVMIAAALIPPAAAVGITVAWGMYGAAVGAAVLVVVNVLSINLAALATLWIAGYRPQGLFDVSPTRRPTYTYAGIFGVGLLVLAAPLVSVTLLDFHATQLTSSANEEIEAALEEPEYADLEAESTEVILDDEYPIRSIDRVVVTVSGDDPDQLPELTDRLHEGITTDTDEAVAVEVRFSHAEERSDDVNELDVYVTHSPDSS from the coding sequence ATGCGATACCTTGAGATCACGGTCCCGGAGGAGGATCGGCAGACCGTGCTCGACGTTCTCGAGGACGAACAAATCGACTACGTCGTAAGCGACGAGACGAGCGGACGAGGGTACGCGGCAGTAGTGCGGTTCCCGCTTCCGACCAGAGCCGTCGAACCCGTCCTCGATCGTCTGAAGCGAGTCGGGGTCGGTGAAGAGGCGCGCGTTATCGTCGTCGACGCCGAAACGGTGATCTCACACCGGTTCGACGACCTGTTAGAACGACAGCGTTCGAGTGTGCAGGGGGGCGAGCGGACGTCGAGACAGGTACTCAGGACCAGATCGGAGGAACTCACGCCGCCGTTTTCGATTTACGTGACGATGTTGTTCATCAGTGCCGTCGTGGCCACGTCCGGGCTGCTGGCCGACTCGCCGGCGGTGGTGGTCGGGTCGATGGTAATCGCTCCGTTGATCGGCCCGGCACTTGCCGCGAACGTCGGGATCGTAACCGGCGACGACGGTCTCAAGTCGACGGGGTTTACCTACCAGCTCGTCGGGCTCGCGTTCGTAATCGTCGCCTCGATCGGCCTCGCCACCCTCGCCCGCCTGGCGGGTCTCGAACCGGCCGGAGTCGACATCGTCGTCGCCGCCGAACTACAAGAGCGAGTCTCACCGAACCTGTTCTCTCTGGCAGTCGCACTCGGTGCCGGCGTCGCCGGAATTTTGAGTCTGACGCGGGGCTTCTCGGAGGCCATCGTCGGCGTGATGATCGCCGCGGCGCTCATTCCACCCGCTGCCGCAGTCGGAATTACGGTCGCCTGGGGGATGTATGGGGCGGCGGTCGGGGCGGCCGTCCTCGTAGTGGTGAACGTCCTCTCGATAAACCTCGCCGCGCTGGCTACGCTGTGGATCGCCGGCTACCGTCCCCAGGGGCTGTTCGACGTCTCGCCGACCCGCCGACCGACCTACACGTACGCGGGGATTTTCGGTGTCGGGCTTCTCGTACTCGCCGCACCGCTGGTCAGCGTCACTCTGCTGGATTTCCACGCGACGCAGTTAACCTCGAGTGCGAACGAAGAGATCGAGGCGGCACTCGAAGAGCCCGAGTATGCCGATCTCGAGGCCGAATCCACCGAGGTGATACTCGACGACGAGTATCCGATCCGATCGATCGATCGAGTCGTCGTCACCGTCTCAGGCGACGATCCCGACCAGCTACCGGAGCTGACGGATCGTCTCCACGAAGGGATCACAACCGACACGGACGAGGCGGTCGCCGTTGAGGTCCGTTTCAGTCACGCCGAAGAACGAAGCGACGACGTGAACGAACTCGACGTTTATGTCACCCACAGTCCTGATTCCTCCTGA
- a CDS encoding GNAT family N-acetyltransferase — protein MAFGETLEFGHNDRRRIYEYVERNGAVDPDSAREALGIEPAGFRHHAAILKRDGQLQLKHGMLRVTIDAGTTEEYVSEELSFHIRPAKQEDLTGIVGAIRQVAEERTYIVAESVADEIDHESALLRYNEIESRMFFVATVENEVVGWVHLNAPELDKLSHTAEVTVGVLEEYRGHGIGSHLLSRGLEWAGTNGYEKVYQSIPSTNKEAIGFLETHGWETEAVREDHYKLDGRYVDEVMMAIEL, from the coding sequence ATGGCATTCGGCGAGACACTCGAGTTCGGGCACAACGATCGCAGGCGGATCTACGAGTACGTCGAGCGCAACGGCGCTGTCGATCCAGACAGCGCCCGCGAGGCACTCGGAATCGAGCCGGCTGGCTTTCGACACCACGCCGCGATCTTAAAACGGGACGGGCAGTTGCAGCTTAAACACGGAATGCTCCGGGTCACCATCGACGCCGGGACGACCGAGGAGTACGTCTCCGAGGAGCTATCCTTTCATATCCGGCCGGCGAAACAGGAGGATCTGACGGGGATCGTCGGTGCGATTCGACAGGTAGCCGAGGAGCGCACCTACATCGTCGCTGAAAGTGTCGCCGACGAGATCGACCATGAGAGCGCGCTCCTACGGTACAACGAGATCGAGTCGCGGATGTTCTTCGTCGCGACCGTCGAGAACGAGGTCGTCGGCTGGGTTCACCTGAACGCGCCCGAGTTGGACAAACTGAGCCACACTGCGGAGGTTACCGTCGGCGTCTTAGAGGAGTACCGTGGCCACGGAATCGGTTCACACCTCCTCTCGCGCGGACTCGAGTGGGCCGGCACGAACGGCTACGAGAAAGTCTATCAGAGCATCCCATCGACGAACAAAGAGGCCATCGGATTCCTCGAGACCCACGGCTGGGAGACCGAAGCAGTGCGCGAGGATCACTACAAGCTCGACGGACGCTACGTCGACGAAGTCATGATGGCGATCGAACTGTAA
- a CDS encoding DUF2267 domain-containing protein yields MSRPTPAHAVRRIHRRGPTPRTARLPGGSAELDAGTLETLSRRLQPGEAENIGAQLPDEIGRHLTKVDHVERFDWQEFVDHVTTAEELGSEGHEDAAYRAMVVIEVVDEAVDDSVMHELKRQLPAEYDGLFELQEAEATAGPNPEE; encoded by the coding sequence ATGAGCCGGCCAACGCCCGCACATGCAGTACGACGAATTCATCGGCGAGGTCCAACACCGCGCACAGCTCGACTCCCGGGAGGCAGCGCTGAGCTCGACGCGGGGACCCTCGAGACGCTCAGCCGGCGTCTCCAGCCCGGTGAGGCCGAGAACATTGGTGCGCAACTTCCAGACGAGATCGGCCGCCACTTAACCAAGGTCGACCACGTCGAGCGCTTCGACTGGCAGGAGTTCGTCGACCACGTCACCACGGCCGAAGAACTCGGCAGCGAGGGCCACGAGGACGCGGCCTATCGCGCGATGGTCGTGATAGAGGTCGTCGACGAGGCGGTCGACGACAGCGTCATGCACGAACTCAAGAGGCAGCTGCCCGCCGAGTACGACGGTCTGTTCGAACTACAGGAGGCGGAGGCGACTGCCGGCCCCAACCCGGAGGAGTGA